A window of the Tessaracoccus sp. MC1865 genome harbors these coding sequences:
- a CDS encoding FAD-dependent oxidoreductase, with protein MAHDVVVLGATVAGLTVARLLASEGFGVVVLDPNGEGVSAATGHGVAAIGHASTVATMAHFYGLAAAREHTRRNIAGLAQIREVYPDAQPMMLRDRSLPGGDEAETLQLAELYRREGGEAEVLVAPDSISLMTQALVVDPFAYAAELRAAAVRAGANVVHGVTVTHLTRREGATRIYFRNNMAWLHDVGHVTGMAVIDTLGVSPWGRVARIGPAEWVPVVRCRPAAPLTEVSLYARPEVWMVRPTGDTALLLGQKTALGGVEQAAEALGAWAVEHLDATEIEHSRLAIDPSDHGRPVVGASAIPGGFYARGNGRGELMNGTASGHYLARLLAGHQRSDNALPPISKIRALGSRMLRSL; from the coding sequence ATGGCGCATGACGTGGTGGTCCTCGGCGCGACGGTGGCAGGTCTCACCGTCGCACGGCTACTCGCGTCCGAGGGCTTCGGCGTGGTGGTGCTCGACCCGAACGGCGAGGGGGTCAGCGCAGCCACCGGCCACGGTGTCGCCGCCATCGGCCACGCCTCCACCGTCGCCACCATGGCCCACTTCTACGGCCTGGCGGCCGCGCGTGAACACACCCGCCGCAACATCGCAGGCCTCGCGCAGATCAGGGAGGTCTACCCGGACGCGCAACCCATGATGCTCCGCGACCGGTCGCTGCCTGGCGGCGACGAGGCGGAGACGCTGCAGCTCGCAGAGCTGTATCGCAGGGAGGGCGGCGAGGCCGAGGTGCTGGTCGCGCCGGACTCGATCAGCCTCATGACGCAGGCGCTGGTCGTCGACCCCTTCGCTTATGCGGCCGAACTCCGCGCGGCAGCCGTGCGGGCGGGCGCCAACGTCGTCCACGGCGTCACCGTGACGCACCTGACGCGGCGCGAGGGCGCCACGCGGATCTACTTCCGCAACAACATGGCGTGGCTGCACGACGTGGGGCACGTCACCGGCATGGCCGTGATCGACACCCTCGGCGTCAGCCCGTGGGGCAGGGTGGCGCGGATCGGCCCCGCCGAGTGGGTGCCCGTCGTGCGGTGCCGCCCGGCCGCGCCGCTCACCGAGGTGTCGCTGTACGCCCGCCCCGAGGTGTGGATGGTGCGCCCCACTGGCGACACCGCGCTGCTGCTGGGCCAGAAGACAGCCCTCGGCGGGGTGGAGCAGGCCGCGGAGGCGCTCGGGGCGTGGGCCGTCGAACACCTCGACGCCACTGAGATCGAGCACAGCCGCTTGGCGATCGACCCCAGCGACCACGGTCGCCCCGTCGTCGGAGCCTCCGCCATCCCGGGCGGGTTCTATGCGCGCGGCAACGGTCGCGGCGAACTGATGAACGGGACGGCGAGCGGCCACTACCTGGCCAGGTTGCTGGCCGGGCACCAGCGCAGCGACAACGCGCTGCCACCCATCAGCAAGATCCGCGCCCTCGGGTCGCGGATGCTGCGCAGCCTCTGA
- a CDS encoding dolichyl-phosphate-mannose--protein mannosyltransferase, producing the protein MQTTLTALDDGKLRDRTVGWIVTISITLMAFALRFYNIGFPHKVLFDETYYAKDGWAIMQSGYERNWADGANDLLLKGDLSGMEDTAAFVVHPPLGKILIGLGETMFGMNPFGWRFMALIFGTLLVFLTIRLARRVSRSTLIGAVAGLLLTFDGLAFVMSRLALLDIFQATLAVAAIAALVADRDWFRHRLAHHLRKNNLDDLGGQFGPLMLLRPWRIAAGVLFGLSCAVKWNSIYVLAVFGIVTVVWDLGARQLAGARHRKWLSLVIDAPAAFVQLVVVAVPVYIATWWGWLSTSGGYSRDWGEGNPDHPLVKLFGKALGSLMWYHHQAYEFHTSDKMMTETTHTYQSHPASWILMLRPIGIEAENDIQPGTQGCEAVGDTCMRIISGMGTPVLWWAAALALLAGLYWWIIKRDWRFAVPVLALGAAWLPWFQYADRPIFFFYAIMMIPFSSIALAMAIGKILGPPEHPKRRVRAIVAGLIVALVIVNFAYLYPVLTAELVSRSSWWARMWLGNTWV; encoded by the coding sequence GTGCAAACGACCTTGACGGCGCTCGACGACGGCAAACTCCGTGACCGGACCGTCGGCTGGATCGTGACGATCTCCATCACCCTCATGGCCTTCGCGCTGCGGTTCTACAACATCGGCTTCCCCCACAAGGTGCTGTTCGACGAGACCTACTACGCCAAGGACGGCTGGGCCATCATGCAGTCCGGCTACGAGCGCAACTGGGCCGACGGCGCCAACGACCTCCTCCTCAAGGGCGACCTCAGCGGCATGGAGGACACGGCCGCGTTCGTCGTCCACCCTCCGCTGGGCAAGATCCTGATCGGCCTCGGCGAGACCATGTTCGGGATGAACCCGTTCGGCTGGCGGTTCATGGCGCTCATCTTCGGCACGCTGCTGGTGTTCCTCACCATCCGGCTCGCCCGCCGGGTGTCGCGCTCCACGCTCATCGGCGCGGTCGCCGGCCTGCTGCTGACGTTCGACGGCCTCGCCTTTGTGATGAGCCGGCTGGCGCTGCTGGATATCTTCCAGGCCACCCTCGCCGTCGCGGCCATCGCCGCCCTGGTGGCGGACCGCGACTGGTTCCGACACCGCCTCGCGCACCACCTGAGGAAGAACAACCTCGACGACCTGGGCGGCCAGTTCGGTCCGCTCATGCTCCTTCGCCCCTGGCGCATCGCCGCGGGCGTCCTGTTCGGCCTCTCCTGCGCGGTGAAGTGGAACTCCATCTACGTGCTCGCCGTCTTCGGGATCGTGACCGTGGTCTGGGATCTCGGGGCCAGGCAGCTGGCCGGCGCCCGTCACCGGAAGTGGCTCTCACTCGTGATCGACGCCCCCGCCGCGTTCGTTCAGCTCGTCGTCGTGGCGGTGCCCGTGTACATCGCGACCTGGTGGGGCTGGCTCAGCACCTCTGGGGGCTACAGCCGTGACTGGGGAGAGGGCAATCCGGACCACCCCCTCGTGAAACTCTTCGGCAAGGCCCTCGGCTCGCTCATGTGGTACCACCACCAGGCCTACGAGTTCCACACCAGCGACAAGATGATGACGGAGACGACGCACACGTACCAGTCGCATCCGGCCAGCTGGATCCTCATGCTGCGCCCCATCGGCATCGAGGCCGAGAACGACATCCAGCCCGGCACCCAGGGCTGCGAGGCGGTGGGCGACACGTGCATGCGGATCATCTCCGGCATGGGCACCCCGGTCCTGTGGTGGGCCGCGGCCCTCGCACTGCTGGCGGGTCTCTACTGGTGGATCATCAAGCGCGACTGGCGCTTCGCGGTGCCGGTGCTCGCGCTGGGCGCGGCCTGGCTGCCCTGGTTCCAGTACGCGGACCGGCCCATCTTCTTCTTCTACGCGATCATGATGATCCCGTTCAGCTCCATCGCCCTGGCGATGGCGATCGGCAAGATCCTCGGGCCACCGGAGCATCCGAAGAGGCGGGTGCGGGCCATCGTCGCGGGGCTGATCGTCGCGCTGGTGATCGTCAACTTCGCCTACCTCTATCCGGTGCTCACTGCCGAACTGGTCAGCAGGAGCAGTTGGTGGGCGCGGATGTGGCTGGGCAACACCTGGGTCTGA
- the rsmI gene encoding 16S rRNA (cytidine(1402)-2'-O)-methyltransferase — protein MHDPSDGTLILAATPIGSSDDASQKLRDALTAADLIAAEDTRRFLTLARRLGITPKARVVSYFEGNEASRTRELVEAVGSGQRVVLVTDAGMPSVSDPGYRVVTACIDEGLRVTAVPGPSAVLTALAVSGLKVDRFCFEGFLPRKAGERRRRLAALATEERTMVFFEAPHRLQEFLTDAATELGEGRRGAICRELTKPYEEIIRGPLSELAQWAAGEVRGEVTVVIGGAVPQETSADDALALVRQAMAGGAKLSAAVADVAKITGTSRKALYAAALADKEK, from the coding sequence ATGCATGACCCGAGCGATGGAACACTGATCCTGGCAGCCACACCGATCGGTTCGTCCGACGACGCCAGTCAGAAGTTGCGCGACGCTCTGACCGCGGCAGATCTCATCGCCGCGGAGGACACCCGCCGTTTCCTGACGTTGGCCAGGCGCCTCGGCATCACGCCGAAGGCGCGGGTGGTGAGCTACTTCGAGGGCAACGAGGCCAGCCGCACGCGCGAACTGGTGGAGGCGGTGGGCTCCGGGCAGCGCGTGGTGCTCGTGACCGACGCGGGCATGCCCTCGGTGAGCGACCCGGGGTACCGCGTCGTGACCGCCTGCATCGACGAGGGCCTGCGCGTGACGGCAGTGCCCGGTCCGTCGGCGGTGCTGACCGCGCTGGCGGTCTCCGGGCTGAAGGTGGACCGGTTCTGTTTCGAGGGGTTCCTACCGCGCAAGGCGGGTGAGCGCCGGCGGCGGTTGGCCGCCCTCGCCACGGAGGAACGGACGATGGTCTTCTTCGAGGCCCCGCACCGGCTCCAGGAGTTCCTGACCGACGCCGCCACTGAGTTGGGCGAGGGGCGGCGCGGTGCGATCTGCCGCGAACTCACCAAGCCGTACGAGGAGATCATCAGGGGGCCGCTCTCGGAGCTGGCGCAATGGGCCGCCGGTGAGGTGCGCGGTGAGGTCACCGTCGTCATCGGTGGCGCCGTGCCGCAGGAGACCTCGGCCGACGATGCGCTGGCGCTGGTTCGGCAGGCCATGGCCGGTGGTGCGAAACTGTCTGCGGCGGTGGCCGATGTCGCCAAGATCACCGGCACCAGCCGCAAG